A genomic window from Acetobacteroides hydrogenigenes includes:
- a CDS encoding nucleoside deaminase — protein sequence MTDIEKKDEHFMREALKEAHYALSRDEVPIGAIVVLNERIVARAHNLTEALNDATAHAEMQALTAAANTIGGKYLDKCTLYVTVEPCPMCASAAYWTHLGRLVYGTIDEKRGYQNIERGLLHPRTEVKGGVLKDECSALMVNFFKNKRQKLR from the coding sequence ATGACCGACATCGAGAAAAAAGATGAGCATTTCATGCGAGAGGCACTAAAAGAGGCGCATTATGCGTTAAGTAGAGATGAGGTGCCGATTGGCGCGATTGTTGTATTAAATGAACGCATAGTTGCCAGAGCGCACAACCTTACCGAAGCCTTGAATGATGCTACGGCTCATGCGGAGATGCAGGCTCTTACGGCTGCTGCAAATACGATTGGAGGGAAGTACTTGGACAAATGTACGCTATACGTAACCGTTGAACCATGCCCAATGTGTGCTTCTGCCGCCTACTGGACGCATCTCGGACGACTCGTGTATGGCACCATCGACGAGAAGCGAGGCTACCAAAATATTGAAAGAGGGCTGTTACACCCTAGAACTGAAGTGAAAGGAGGAGTATTAAAGGATGAGTGTTCGGCCTTGATGGTGAATTTTTTTAAAAATAAACGTCAAAAATTGCGGTAG
- the aspS gene encoding aspartate--tRNA ligase, which translates to MYRTHTCGELRLENVGTEVTLAGWVQRVRKLGGMTFIDLRDRYGITQLVVDDNASADVVETTSHLGREFVISTIGKVVERASKNSKIATGDVEVIVNKISVLNKSEIPPFTIEDDTDGGDEIRMKYRYLDLRRNPLKKALALRHRMAQEVRNYLDAQGFLEIETPYLIKSTPEGARDFVVPSRMNQGEFYALPQSPQTFKQLLMVAGYDRYFQIVRCFRDEDLRADRQPEFTQIDCEMSFVERNDILNLFEGMAKQLFKSVLNIEFEGEFPRMSYADAMKYYGSDKPDIRFDMRFVEITNDAKGKNFVVFDSAEYIGGIVAKGAAEYTRKQLDELTKFVQRPQVGAKGLVYIKYNADGSLKSSIDKFFNEAELKALAEKMNAQPNDLLLILAGDKKRTLSALNDLRLEMGTQLGLRDNSTFAPLWVVDFPLLEWDDETQRFYAMHHPFTSPKIEDLELFSTDPGQVRANAYDFVVNGVEIGGGSIRIHDSKIQEKMFDVLGFTKDEAEKQFGFLTNAFKFGAPPHGGIAFGFDRWCAIFGGSDSIRDYIAFPKNNSGRDMMIDSPSTISEDQLKELTLKITQ; encoded by the coding sequence ATGTATAGAACACATACATGCGGCGAACTACGCCTTGAAAATGTTGGAACTGAAGTGACCCTAGCAGGATGGGTTCAGCGCGTCCGTAAGTTGGGCGGAATGACCTTTATTGACCTTAGGGATAGGTATGGAATTACCCAACTTGTTGTCGACGACAACGCCAGCGCTGATGTTGTTGAAACCACCAGTCACCTAGGACGAGAGTTTGTGATAAGCACAATCGGGAAAGTTGTTGAACGCGCCAGCAAGAATAGCAAAATAGCCACCGGTGATGTAGAAGTAATAGTCAACAAGATTTCTGTTCTAAACAAATCTGAAATTCCTCCATTTACCATCGAAGATGATACCGACGGCGGTGATGAAATACGCATGAAGTACCGCTACCTCGACCTGCGCCGTAATCCACTAAAGAAAGCGCTTGCATTGCGCCACCGCATGGCCCAAGAGGTAAGAAACTACCTGGATGCACAAGGCTTTCTGGAGATCGAAACACCCTATCTCATAAAGTCTACTCCCGAAGGTGCTCGCGACTTTGTCGTTCCTTCCCGAATGAACCAAGGAGAATTTTATGCCCTTCCTCAGTCTCCTCAAACCTTTAAGCAGTTACTTATGGTGGCCGGATACGACCGCTACTTCCAAATCGTGCGCTGCTTTCGCGATGAGGACTTAAGAGCCGACCGCCAACCCGAGTTTACCCAAATTGACTGCGAAATGTCGTTTGTGGAGCGCAACGACATCCTTAACCTCTTCGAAGGAATGGCCAAGCAGCTCTTCAAGTCCGTTTTAAACATCGAATTTGAAGGTGAATTCCCCCGCATGAGCTACGCCGATGCCATGAAGTACTACGGCAGCGACAAGCCTGACATCCGCTTCGATATGCGATTTGTTGAAATCACCAACGATGCCAAAGGAAAGAACTTCGTAGTTTTCGATTCAGCAGAGTACATTGGTGGAATAGTAGCCAAAGGAGCCGCAGAATATACCCGCAAGCAGCTAGACGAACTTACCAAGTTCGTTCAGCGCCCACAAGTTGGAGCCAAAGGGCTGGTTTATATCAAGTATAATGCCGACGGTAGCCTTAAATCGTCTATCGACAAGTTCTTTAACGAGGCTGAACTTAAGGCTCTAGCCGAAAAGATGAACGCCCAACCAAACGATCTTCTCCTAATCCTCGCTGGAGACAAAAAGAGAACTCTAAGCGCTCTAAACGATCTTCGCCTCGAAATGGGAACGCAGCTTGGCTTAAGAGATAACTCAACTTTTGCACCTCTCTGGGTAGTAGATTTTCCTCTTTTGGAATGGGACGACGAAACACAGCGCTTCTACGCAATGCATCACCCATTCACGTCTCCTAAGATTGAAGACTTGGAACTATTCTCAACCGATCCAGGTCAAGTTCGCGCCAATGCCTACGATTTTGTTGTAAACGGCGTAGAAATCGGAGGTGGATCAATCCGTATTCACGACTCCAAGATTCAGGAAAAGATGTTCGATGTCCTAGGATTCACGAAAGATGAGGCTGAAAAACAGTTCGGATTTCTTACCAACGCCTTTAAGTTTGGGGCTCCACCCCACGGTGGTATTGCATTCGGATTCGACCGCTGGTGCGCAATTTTTGGAGGTTCAGACTCTATTCGCGACTACATCGCCTTCCCAAAAAACAATTCTGGCCGCGATATGATGATAGATTCACCATCGACCATATCAGAAGATCAACTCAAAGAGTTAACACTAAAAATTACCCAATAA
- a CDS encoding ExbD/TolR family protein: MAKFSRKGKGGMPALSTASLPDIVFMLLFFFMVTTTMREQKLNVKVKLPAATEVAKLEKKSLTSFVFIGTPNREFQAIYGTDARIQLNDSFRTPEDIRDFISSEREKLDEADKGFMTVALKIDEEARMGMVTDVKQELRKASALKIMYIARKVESIALAE, from the coding sequence ATGGCAAAATTTTCAAGAAAAGGAAAGGGTGGTATGCCCGCCCTATCGACAGCGTCGTTACCTGATATCGTGTTTATGCTTCTTTTCTTCTTCATGGTTACCACTACTATGAGGGAGCAAAAACTTAACGTAAAAGTAAAGTTGCCAGCTGCAACTGAGGTTGCCAAATTGGAAAAGAAATCGCTTACGAGCTTTGTCTTTATTGGTACCCCAAATCGCGAGTTTCAGGCTATCTATGGTACTGATGCTCGTATTCAGCTAAACGATTCATTCAGAACACCTGAAGATATTCGTGACTTTATTTCATCGGAGCGTGAAAAACTTGATGAGGCTGATAAGGGCTTCATGACAGTTGCGCTTAAGATTGACGAAGAAGCAAGAATGGGTATGGTTACTGACGTAAAGCAGGAGCTTAGAAAGGCTAGTGCTTTAAAGATTATGTATATTGCACGTAAGGTTGAAAGTATTGCTTTAGCAGAATAA
- a CDS encoding ExbD/TolR family protein, translating into MAGRATPEVNAGSMADIAFLLLIFFLVTTTMNSDAGLQRRLPPWTQEQKATDQEVNQRNVLMVLVNGRDWLMVNGQRMDVIQLREKVMEFVENPQNNLSFSERTVKNIPGIGNVEVSKGVISLQNDRGTSYKMYMEVQNEIVAAYNVLREKASQEKFGKKFDLLSEDEQEAIKKMYPQQISEANPRNAAGVK; encoded by the coding sequence ATGGCAGGAAGAGCTACGCCTGAAGTTAACGCAGGTTCTATGGCTGACATCGCCTTCCTTTTGCTTATCTTCTTCTTGGTAACAACAACCATGAACTCGGATGCAGGTCTGCAAAGACGTCTTCCCCCATGGACTCAGGAGCAAAAAGCTACTGACCAAGAGGTAAATCAAAGGAACGTGTTAATGGTTCTAGTCAACGGTCGCGACTGGTTGATGGTGAACGGACAGCGTATGGATGTTATCCAACTTAGGGAGAAAGTTATGGAGTTCGTTGAAAATCCTCAGAACAACCTTTCTTTTTCGGAACGTACTGTTAAAAACATACCAGGAATTGGTAACGTTGAGGTTTCGAAGGGGGTAATATCGTTGCAGAATGACCGTGGTACCTCTTACAAAATGTACATGGAGGTACAAAACGAGATTGTTGCAGCCTACAATGTTCTCCGCGAAAAGGCTTCTCAAGAAAAATTTGGAAAGAAGTTTGATCTTCTTTCTGAAGATGAACAGGAAGCGATTAAGAAGATGTATCCTCAGCAAATATCTGAGGCTAACCCACGTAACGCTGCAGGAGTAAAATAA